One genomic region from Streptomyces sp. NBC_00457 encodes:
- a CDS encoding allantoate amidohydrolase translates to MWRELLPIGRHPGSHGYRRFAWTGADAECREWFRGQAEGRGLTYELDRNGNQWAWLGDPAEGDAVVTGSHLDSVPDGGAFDGPLGVVSSFAALDELRRRGTRFTKPLAIVNFGDEEGARFGLACVGSRLAAGQLTVEQAHRLTDGDGVTLPRAMEAAGYDPEAIGPDPERLARIGAFVELHVEQGRALDLSGDRVGIASAIWPHGRWRFDFRGEANHAGTTRLVDRRDPMLSYAETVLAARREAELAGAVATFGKIVVEPNGVNAIPSLVRGWLDSRAADQESLDAVVGGVEKAAREYADAHGIDLDVVRESFTPVVEFDHALRDELGRILGQDTDLKVPVLGTGAGHDAGILSGTIPTAMLFVRNPTGVSHSPAEFAAEDDCVAGVTALADVLEGLARR, encoded by the coding sequence ATGTGGCGGGAGTTGCTTCCCATCGGGCGGCATCCCGGCTCCCACGGGTATCGCCGATTCGCCTGGACCGGTGCTGATGCCGAGTGTCGGGAGTGGTTCCGGGGGCAGGCTGAGGGGCGTGGGCTGACGTATGAGCTTGACCGGAACGGTAATCAGTGGGCGTGGCTCGGGGATCCGGCTGAGGGGGACGCTGTCGTCACCGGGTCGCATCTTGATTCCGTGCCCGATGGTGGGGCCTTTGACGGGCCGCTCGGGGTCGTGTCCTCCTTTGCCGCGCTCGATGAGCTGCGTCGGCGTGGCACCCGGTTCACCAAGCCCCTCGCCATCGTCAACTTCGGCGATGAGGAGGGCGCGCGGTTCGGGCTGGCCTGTGTCGGGTCTCGGCTGGCCGCCGGGCAGCTCACCGTCGAGCAGGCGCACCGGCTGACCGATGGGGACGGGGTGACGCTGCCGCGGGCCATGGAGGCCGCCGGGTACGACCCGGAGGCCATCGGGCCGGACCCCGAACGGCTGGCTCGTATCGGTGCGTTCGTCGAGCTGCATGTCGAGCAGGGGCGGGCGCTGGACCTCAGCGGCGATCGGGTCGGGATCGCCAGCGCCATCTGGCCGCACGGACGGTGGCGGTTCGACTTCCGGGGTGAGGCCAACCACGCCGGGACCACGCGGCTGGTGGACCGGCGTGACCCCATGCTGTCGTACGCCGAGACGGTGCTGGCCGCCCGCCGGGAGGCTGAACTCGCCGGTGCCGTCGCCACCTTCGGCAAGATCGTGGTCGAGCCGAACGGGGTGAACGCGATTCCCTCGTTGGTGCGTGGCTGGCTCGACTCCCGTGCCGCCGACCAGGAGAGCCTGGACGCGGTGGTGGGCGGCGTCGAGAAAGCCGCGCGTGAGTACGCCGACGCCCACGGCATCGACCTCGACGTCGTCCGGGAGTCCTTCACGCCCGTCGTCGAGTTCGACCACGCCCTGCGCGACGAACTCGGCCGCATCCTCGGCCAGGACACCGACTTGAAGGTGCCCGTGCTGGGTACCGGGGCCGGACACGACGCCGGGATCCTCTCCGGGACCATCCCGACCGCCATGCTGTTCGTGCGCAACCCCACGGGCGTCTCGCACTCCCCGGCCGAGTTCGCGGCCGAGGACGACTGCGTGGCCGGGGTGACCGCACTCGCCGACGTACTGGAAGGGCTGGCCCGCAGGTGA
- a CDS encoding formimidoylglutamate deiminase translates to MTPKTYWLEHAWLDTHVEPGVAIDMQDGRITAVRRGVDTPPPGADILRGLTLPGLANAHSHAFHRALRGTVQVGSGTFWTWREVMYSFADRLTPDSYHALARAVYAEMALAGITSVGEFHYVHHAPGGTPYADPNAMGEALIAAAADAGIRITLLDTAYFSSGFGQPPNTHQLRFSDGGADAWAERCSVLKERDHARIGAAIHSVRAVPADQLATVARWAQERRAPLHVHLSEQTAENDACRQVHGCTPTQLLAEHGVLGPRTTGVHNTHLTDEDIRLLGAGTTGTCMCPTTERDLADGIGPAAALQKAGSPLCLGSDSHAVIDLLEEARAMELNERLRTRTRGHWTAAALLRAASADGHAALGWGDAGTIETGALADLTTVALDSVRTAGPLPRLGAETAVFAATAADVRHTIVGGRHVVRDGAHALVPDVPQALARAVDALRA, encoded by the coding sequence GTGACACCGAAGACCTACTGGCTGGAGCACGCCTGGCTCGACACCCACGTCGAGCCCGGCGTCGCGATCGACATGCAGGACGGGCGGATCACCGCCGTCCGCCGGGGCGTCGACACCCCGCCCCCCGGCGCCGACATCCTCCGCGGACTCACCCTCCCCGGGCTCGCCAACGCCCACAGTCACGCCTTCCACCGTGCCCTGCGCGGCACCGTCCAGGTCGGCTCCGGCACCTTCTGGACCTGGCGCGAGGTCATGTACTCGTTCGCCGACCGGCTGACCCCGGACAGCTACCACGCGCTGGCCCGTGCCGTGTACGCCGAGATGGCACTCGCCGGCATCACGTCCGTCGGTGAGTTCCACTACGTCCACCACGCCCCCGGCGGCACCCCCTACGCCGACCCCAACGCCATGGGCGAAGCCCTCATCGCGGCAGCCGCCGACGCCGGTATCCGGATCACCCTCCTCGACACCGCCTACTTTTCCTCCGGCTTCGGACAGCCGCCCAACACCCACCAGCTCCGCTTCTCCGACGGCGGCGCGGACGCCTGGGCAGAACGCTGTTCAGTTCTCAAGGAACGGGATCACGCGCGAATCGGCGCGGCGATTCACTCCGTACGGGCCGTGCCCGCCGACCAGTTGGCGACCGTGGCGCGGTGGGCACAGGAGCGGCGGGCCCCGCTCCATGTGCACCTGTCCGAGCAGACCGCCGAGAACGACGCCTGCCGTCAGGTCCACGGGTGCACGCCCACCCAGCTCCTCGCCGAGCACGGTGTCCTCGGGCCGCGCACCACCGGCGTGCACAACACCCACCTCACCGACGAGGACATCCGGCTCCTGGGCGCCGGCACCACCGGCACCTGCATGTGCCCGACCACCGAGCGGGACCTGGCCGACGGCATCGGGCCCGCCGCCGCCCTGCAGAAAGCCGGCTCCCCGCTCTGCCTCGGCTCCGACAGCCATGCCGTCATCGACCTGCTCGAAGAGGCACGCGCGATGGAGCTGAACGAGCGGCTGCGCACCCGCACCCGCGGTCACTGGACGGCCGCCGCCCTACTGCGCGCCGCTTCCGCCGACGGTCACGCGGCCCTCGGCTGGGGCGACGCGGGCACCATCGAGACGGGCGCTCTCGCCGACCTCACGACGGTCGCCCTCGACTCGGTCAGAACGGCGGGGCCGCTGCCCAGGCTCGGCGCCGAGACAGCCGTATTCGCCGCGACGGCAGCGGACGTACGGCACACGATCGTCGGGGGGCGGCACGTCGTACGAGACGGGGCGCACGCCCTCGTACCCGATGTGCCGCAAGCTCTCGCGCGGGCAGTCGATGCCCTCCGCGCCTGA
- the hutI gene encoding imidazolonepropionase, whose amino-acid sequence MSSSTAITNIATLVTNNPSLGDGSPLGLIQDAAVVIDGDRIVWTGESSKAPATDNRVDAGGRAVLPGFVDSHSHLVFAGDRTAEFNARMSGRSYSAGGIRTTVAATRAASDAELEANLTRYLDEALRQGTTTFETKSGYGLTVEDESRALRIAAAHTDEVTFLGAHIVSPDHADDPAAYVALVTGEMLDACAPYARWIDVFCEKGAFDGDQARTILTAGKAKGLHPRVHANQLSYGPGVQLAVELDAASADHCTHLTDADVDALAGSATVATLLPGAEFSTRAEWPNARRLLDAGVTVALSTDCNPGSSFTSSVPFCIALAVRDMGMTPDEAVWSATAGGAAALRRDDIGHLTPGARADLTLLDAPSHVHLAYRPGVPLVTGVWRRGERLV is encoded by the coding sequence ATGAGCAGCAGCACCGCCATCACCAACATCGCCACGCTGGTCACCAACAACCCCTCCCTCGGTGACGGTTCTCCCCTCGGTCTGATCCAGGACGCGGCCGTCGTCATCGACGGCGACCGCATCGTGTGGACCGGTGAATCAAGCAAAGCACCCGCCACTGACAATCGGGTCGACGCCGGCGGCCGGGCCGTCCTCCCCGGCTTCGTCGACTCCCACTCCCACCTCGTCTTCGCGGGCGACCGGACCGCCGAGTTCAACGCCCGGATGTCCGGCCGGTCCTACAGCGCGGGCGGCATCCGTACGACCGTCGCCGCCACCCGCGCCGCGAGCGACGCGGAACTCGAGGCGAACCTGACCCGTTACCTCGACGAGGCCCTCCGCCAGGGCACCACCACCTTCGAGACCAAGTCGGGTTACGGCCTGACCGTCGAGGACGAGTCCCGCGCCCTGCGCATCGCCGCCGCGCACACGGACGAGGTCACCTTCCTCGGCGCCCACATCGTGTCCCCGGACCACGCCGACGATCCGGCCGCGTATGTCGCCCTGGTCACCGGCGAGATGCTCGACGCGTGTGCCCCGTACGCCCGTTGGATCGACGTCTTCTGCGAGAAGGGCGCCTTCGACGGCGACCAGGCCCGCACGATCCTCACCGCCGGCAAGGCGAAGGGCCTGCACCCGCGCGTCCACGCCAACCAGCTCTCCTACGGCCCCGGCGTCCAGCTCGCGGTCGAACTCGACGCCGCCAGCGCCGACCACTGCACCCACCTCACGGACGCGGACGTCGACGCCCTGGCCGGCAGCGCCACCGTCGCCACGCTGCTCCCCGGCGCCGAGTTCTCCACCCGCGCCGAGTGGCCGAACGCCCGCCGCCTCCTCGACGCGGGCGTCACCGTCGCCCTCTCCACCGACTGCAACCCGGGCTCGTCCTTCACCTCCTCCGTCCCCTTCTGCATCGCCCTCGCGGTACGGGACATGGGGATGACACCGGACGAGGCGGTCTGGTCGGCCACGGCGGGCGGCGCGGCAGCCCTCCGCCGCGACGACATCGGCCACCTGACCCCGGGCGCCCGGGCCGACCTCACCCTCCTCGACGCCCCGAGCCACGTCCACCTGGCCTACCGGCCGGGCGTGCCCCTGGTCACCGGCGTGTGGCGCAGGGGCGAGCGGCTGGTCTGA